A region from the Sphingomonas sp. S2-65 genome encodes:
- a CDS encoding VOC family protein has translation MRYLHTMIRVSDPDATIRFFNLLGLQEVRRLENRAGRFTLIFLATQADMNAPGERAKAEVELTYNWPAEDGSAPEVYTGGRNFGHLAYYVDDIYATCQRLMDGGVTINRPPRDGNMAFVKTPDDISIELLQDGPALPPAEPWASMPNSGTW, from the coding sequence ATGCGCTACCTCCACACCATGATCCGCGTCAGCGATCCCGACGCCACGATCCGCTTCTTCAATCTGCTGGGCTTGCAGGAAGTGCGGCGGCTGGAGAACCGGGCGGGGCGGTTCACGCTGATCTTCCTGGCGACGCAGGCCGACATGAACGCGCCGGGCGAGCGCGCGAAGGCCGAGGTGGAGCTGACCTATAACTGGCCGGCCGAGGACGGCAGCGCGCCCGAGGTTTATACCGGCGGGCGCAATTTCGGGCATTTGGCCTATTATGTCGACGACATCTACGCGACTTGCCAGCGGCTGATGGACGGCGGCGTGACGATCAACCGCCCGCCGCGCGACGGCAACATGGCATTCGTGAAGACCCCCGACGACATTTCGATCGAGTTGCTGCAGGACGGACCCGCGCTGCCGCCGGCCGAGCCCTGGGCGTCGATGCCCAATAGCGGGACCTGGTAA
- a CDS encoding alpha/beta hydrolase, with protein sequence MTDFLKTAGRPALAYHHTPGEGPTIVFLCGYASDMNGTKALALEEWARGAGRGFLRFDYAGCGASEGAFEDQTLADWRDDALRIIDEVVGGPVVLVGSSMGGWVMLLVAKARAEQVKGMVGIAAAPDFTDWGFSEAQKLRMLQDGRLEEPSLYSDAPTVTTRGFWASGEANRVMIGPIAFDGPVRLLQGQRDAEVPWERAPALAKLIRSDAVQTVLVKDGDHRLSRDGDIALILRAVQDVLALCSSSF encoded by the coding sequence ATGACTGACTTCCTCAAAACTGCCGGCCGACCCGCGCTCGCTTATCATCACACGCCCGGCGAAGGCCCCACGATCGTGTTCCTGTGCGGCTATGCGTCGGACATGAACGGGACCAAGGCGCTGGCGCTGGAGGAGTGGGCGCGGGGCGCGGGGCGGGGGTTTTTGCGCTTCGACTATGCCGGGTGCGGCGCGAGCGAAGGCGCGTTTGAGGACCAGACGCTCGCCGATTGGCGCGACGACGCGCTGCGGATCATCGATGAAGTCGTGGGCGGGCCGGTGGTGCTAGTCGGATCCTCGATGGGCGGCTGGGTGATGCTGCTGGTCGCCAAGGCGCGGGCCGAGCAGGTCAAGGGGATGGTCGGGATCGCCGCGGCGCCGGACTTCACCGACTGGGGCTTCAGCGAGGCGCAGAAGCTGCGGATGCTGCAGGACGGCCGGCTGGAGGAGCCTTCGCTCTATTCGGACGCGCCGACGGTGACGACGCGTGGTTTTTGGGCGTCGGGCGAGGCCAATCGCGTGATGATCGGGCCGATCGCGTTCGACGGTCCGGTGCGGCTGCTTCAGGGCCAGCGCGACGCCGAAGTGCCATGGGAGCGGGCCCCGGCGCTGGCGAAGCTGATCCGTTCAGACGCGGTGCAGACGGTGCTGGTCAAGGACGGCGATCACCGACTGTCGCGCGACGGCGACATCGCGCTGATCCTTCGTGCCGTTCAGGATGTGCTTGCGCTATGTTCTTCCTCCTTCTGA
- a CDS encoding neutral zinc metallopeptidase — protein sequence MRLDDLDPTNNARDLGSGGGGGGFGLLGFLPLLLGRGMGCGGIGIVLVIGLIYLAMSGGGGLLGGGGAPTTQQGSRSGGSGAAVCQASPERLEACRVMTSADQTWAQIFQASGQQYKPATINFFQGGAQTGCGAATSAVGPFYCPSDDGVYLDTAFFNELESRFGAKGDFARIYVIAHEMGHHIQDLLGTSGEVSQAQARASKTEGNRLSVQLELQADCFAGVWAARNRSRLEPGDIEEGMTAANAIGDDTLQKQAQGQVVPDSFTHGTSAQRMQWLRRGLETGDPAQCNTFETAR from the coding sequence ATGCGGCTCGACGACCTGGATCCGACCAACAACGCACGCGACCTGGGTTCGGGCGGCGGAGGCGGCGGGTTCGGGCTGCTCGGCTTCCTGCCGCTGTTGCTCGGGCGCGGCATGGGGTGCGGCGGTATCGGCATCGTGCTGGTGATCGGGCTGATCTATCTGGCGATGAGCGGCGGCGGCGGATTGCTGGGCGGCGGCGGCGCGCCGACGACGCAGCAGGGCAGCCGCAGCGGCGGATCGGGCGCTGCGGTGTGCCAGGCCTCGCCCGAGCGGCTCGAGGCGTGCCGGGTGATGACGAGCGCGGACCAGACCTGGGCGCAGATCTTCCAGGCCTCCGGGCAGCAATATAAGCCGGCGACGATCAACTTCTTCCAGGGCGGCGCGCAGACCGGCTGCGGCGCGGCGACGTCCGCCGTGGGCCCCTTTTATTGCCCGAGCGACGACGGCGTGTACCTCGACACCGCGTTCTTCAACGAGCTGGAGAGCCGGTTCGGCGCCAAGGGCGACTTCGCCCGCATCTATGTGATCGCGCACGAGATGGGGCACCATATCCAGGACTTGCTCGGCACGTCGGGCGAAGTGTCGCAGGCTCAGGCACGCGCGTCGAAGACCGAGGGTAACCGGCTGTCGGTGCAGCTGGAATTGCAGGCGGACTGCTTCGCTGGGGTGTGGGCGGCGCGCAACCGCAGCCGGCTGGAGCCCGGCGACATCGAGGAAGGCATGACCGCGGCGAACGCGATCGGCGACGACACGCTGCAGAAGCAGGCGCAGGGCCAGGTGGTGCCGGACAGCTTCACGCACGGCACCTCGGCACAGCGCATGCAGTGGCTGCGGCGCGGGCTGGAAACGGGGGATCCGGCGCAGTGCAACACCTTCGAGACGGCGCGGTAA
- a CDS encoding 3-hydroxybutyrate dehydrogenase has product MFLKGKSAVVTGSTSGIGLAYARALAAQGVNVMINGFGDTAVIEQARSELESAGGARALYDPADMTQPDQIAAMVARAEAEFGAVDIAISNAGIQHVAPIDEFPLDKWDAIIAINLSSTFHLMRAVLPGMKRRGWGRILTTASAHSLVASPNKSAYVAAKHGIAGLTKTAALEVAQHGITVNCISPGYVWTPLVENQIPDTMNARGLTRDQVMNDVLLAAQPTKQFVLPEQVAALALFLCSDEAAAITGANYSMDGGWTAA; this is encoded by the coding sequence ATGTTCCTCAAAGGCAAGTCCGCCGTCGTCACCGGCTCCACTTCGGGGATCGGCCTCGCTTATGCCCGCGCGCTGGCCGCCCAGGGCGTCAACGTGATGATCAACGGCTTCGGCGACACCGCCGTGATCGAGCAGGCACGGTCGGAATTGGAGTCGGCTGGCGGCGCCCGCGCGCTCTACGATCCCGCCGACATGACGCAGCCGGACCAGATCGCCGCGATGGTCGCGCGAGCCGAGGCTGAGTTCGGCGCGGTGGACATCGCGATCTCCAACGCCGGCATCCAGCATGTCGCTCCCATCGACGAGTTCCCGCTCGACAAGTGGGACGCGATCATCGCGATCAACCTCAGCTCGACCTTCCACCTGATGCGCGCCGTCCTCCCGGGCATGAAGCGCCGCGGCTGGGGCCGCATCCTCACCACCGCCAGCGCGCACAGCCTGGTCGCCAGCCCGAACAAGTCAGCCTATGTCGCCGCCAAGCACGGCATCGCCGGCCTGACCAAGACCGCCGCGCTCGAAGTCGCGCAGCATGGCATCACCGTGAACTGCATCTCGCCGGGCTATGTCTGGACGCCGCTGGTCGAGAACCAGATTCCCGACACGATGAACGCGCGCGGCCTCACCCGCGATCAGGTGATGAACGACGTGCTGCTCGCCGCCCAGCCGACCAAGCAGTTCGTGCTGCCGGAACAAGTCGCCGCGCTGGCGCTATTCCTGTGCAGCGACGAAGCCGCGGCGATCACCGGCGCCAATTATTCGATGGACGGCGGCTGGACGGCGGCATGA
- a CDS encoding DUF4893 domain-containing protein — protein sequence MRGYAMPGATKWMLSAAALGLGLTGCSVYREATSPRLPSGVRWQTVATPSDRDRLRHWRRAWTTAIPKARAADARAIAAEPLLFDPDRALAGALPPQGSYRCRAFKLGGQGTAMRDFTAYPWFECRIADEGEVKSLHKVTGSQRPTGLLFAETDTRAVFLGTLVLGDETSPLRYGVDANRDMIGYVERIADKRWRLVLPYPRFESQLDVVELVPAG from the coding sequence ATGAGGGGATATGCGATGCCAGGGGCGACCAAGTGGATGCTGTCTGCCGCGGCCTTGGGGCTCGGCCTCACCGGCTGCAGCGTGTACCGCGAGGCGACGTCGCCGCGCCTGCCCAGCGGCGTGCGCTGGCAAACCGTCGCGACCCCGAGCGATCGCGATCGCCTACGCCATTGGCGCCGCGCCTGGACCACCGCCATTCCCAAGGCGCGCGCCGCCGACGCCCGCGCCATCGCCGCCGAACCGCTGCTGTTCGATCCCGACCGCGCGCTCGCTGGCGCGCTGCCGCCGCAGGGCAGCTATCGCTGCCGCGCGTTCAAGCTCGGCGGCCAGGGCACCGCGATGCGCGACTTCACTGCCTATCCCTGGTTCGAGTGCCGGATCGCCGACGAAGGCGAAGTGAAGAGCCTCCACAAGGTCACCGGATCGCAGCGTCCCACCGGCCTCCTGTTCGCCGAAACCGACACCCGCGCGGTGTTCCTCGGCACGCTGGTGCTGGGCGACGAGACCTCGCCGCTGCGCTACGGCGTCGACGCCAACCGCGACATGATCGGCTATGTCGAGCGCATCGCCGACAAGCGCTGGCGGCTGGTGCTCCCTTATCCCAGGTTCGAGTCCCAGCTGGACGTCGTGGAGCTCGTCCCGGCTGGGTAA
- a CDS encoding amidohydrolase, whose product MLRSLLLATAAILAAPALADPVHDATAKALPELMTFYRDFHANPELSLHEVKSAAKLAAEARKAGFEVTEKVGGTGIVAVLRNGPGPVLLIRADMDGLPVIEDTGLPFASKVRATTDEGQETGVMHACGHDTHMATWIGTLRNLAALKSQWKGTLVMIGQPAEERGMGARMMLEDGLYTRFPKPQFAIAFHDSASLPAGQIGVTDGYALANVDSVDILVKGVGGHGAYPQTTKDPVVLAARIVGALQTLVSREVDPQQPAVVTVGSIHGGSKHNIIGSEVAMQLTVRSFAPAVRQQLLDGIARIAKGEAIAAGMPEDRMPVVTVMNEFTPSTFNTQPLSGRLSQLWTTRFGKDRVAATPPVMGGEDFSRYWLADKSIQSTIFWVGGVPKAKWDAAQASKAQLPSLHSAYWAPDAEAVVATATEAMTAAALDILKR is encoded by the coding sequence ATGCTTCGTTCGCTACTCCTCGCCACCGCGGCCATCCTCGCCGCGCCGGCGCTCGCCGATCCGGTCCACGACGCCACCGCAAAGGCGCTTCCCGAGCTGATGACCTTCTACCGCGACTTCCACGCCAACCCCGAACTCAGCCTCCACGAAGTCAAATCCGCCGCCAAGCTCGCCGCCGAAGCCCGCAAGGCCGGCTTCGAAGTCACCGAAAAGGTCGGTGGCACCGGCATCGTCGCGGTGCTCAGGAACGGCCCTGGTCCTGTCCTCCTGATCCGCGCCGACATGGACGGCCTGCCGGTGATCGAGGATACCGGCCTTCCTTTCGCCTCCAAGGTGCGCGCCACCACCGACGAGGGGCAGGAGACCGGCGTGATGCACGCCTGCGGCCACGACACCCACATGGCCACTTGGATCGGCACGCTGCGCAACCTGGCCGCGTTGAAGAGTCAGTGGAAAGGCACGCTGGTCATGATCGGCCAGCCTGCCGAGGAACGCGGCATGGGCGCGCGGATGATGCTGGAGGACGGGCTCTACACGCGCTTTCCCAAGCCGCAGTTCGCGATCGCCTTCCATGACAGCGCCAGCCTGCCCGCCGGCCAGATCGGCGTCACCGACGGTTATGCGCTCGCCAATGTCGATTCGGTGGACATCCTCGTGAAGGGCGTCGGCGGTCACGGCGCCTATCCGCAGACCACCAAGGACCCGGTCGTGCTCGCCGCGCGCATCGTCGGCGCGCTCCAGACTTTGGTGTCGCGCGAAGTCGATCCGCAGCAGCCCGCGGTCGTCACCGTCGGCTCGATCCATGGCGGATCCAAGCACAACATCATCGGCAGCGAAGTGGCGATGCAGCTCACCGTCCGCTCCTTCGCCCCGGCGGTACGCCAGCAACTGCTCGACGGTATCGCCCGCATCGCCAAGGGGGAGGCGATCGCCGCCGGCATGCCGGAGGACCGCATGCCGGTGGTGACGGTGATGAACGAGTTCACGCCCTCCACCTTCAACACCCAGCCGCTTTCCGGACGTCTCAGCCAGCTCTGGACCACCCGCTTCGGCAAGGACCGCGTCGCGGCCACGCCGCCGGTGATGGGCGGCGAGGATTTCAGCCGCTACTGGCTGGCCGACAAGTCGATCCAGAGCACGATCTTCTGGGTGGGCGGCGTGCCCAAGGCCAAATGGGACGCGGCGCAGGCCAGCAAGGCGCAGCTCCCCTCGCTGCACAGCGCCTATTGGGCGCCCGATGCCGAGGCTGTGGTCGCCACCGCCACCGAGGCGATGACCGCAGCCGCGCTCGACATCCTCAAGCGCTGA
- the blaOXA gene encoding class D beta-lactamase: protein MDRRQFAGALALGTGAALSGIARAAPARVVRAMVVQDWASGRVLHRSGACATRFSPCSTFKIPLGLMGFDAAILRDAHHPAWDYDPAVHRANRAVDKQRTNPAQWQANSVVWFSQALTRRLGEARFKGYVDRFGYGNRDVRGNPGKRDGLTESWLMSSLAISPDEQVAFLRRMLAHRLVSAQAHALTEAIVPAFEGAGGWHVRGKTGSGWLRPDRAEPLGWFVGWADKGGRRVLFARVEAGAAVPRGTAGGPATREAMLREIGRLAR from the coding sequence ATGGATCGCAGACAGTTCGCCGGCGCGCTGGCGCTGGGCACAGGCGCGGCGCTGTCGGGGATCGCGCGCGCGGCGCCGGCGCGAGTGGTACGCGCGATGGTGGTGCAGGATTGGGCCAGCGGGCGGGTGCTGCATCGCTCGGGCGCCTGCGCGACGCGGTTCTCGCCATGCTCGACCTTCAAGATTCCCTTGGGGCTGATGGGGTTCGATGCGGCGATCCTCCGCGACGCGCATCACCCGGCCTGGGACTATGATCCGGCGGTGCACCGGGCGAACCGCGCGGTCGACAAGCAGCGGACCAATCCGGCGCAGTGGCAGGCGAATTCGGTGGTGTGGTTTTCGCAGGCGCTGACCCGCCGGCTCGGCGAGGCGCGGTTCAAGGGGTATGTCGATCGCTTCGGCTATGGCAATCGCGACGTGCGCGGCAACCCGGGCAAGCGCGACGGGCTGACCGAGAGCTGGCTGATGTCGTCGCTGGCGATCTCTCCCGACGAGCAGGTCGCGTTCCTGCGGCGGATGCTGGCGCACCGGCTGGTGTCAGCGCAGGCACATGCGCTGACCGAAGCGATCGTACCGGCGTTCGAGGGGGCCGGCGGCTGGCATGTGCGGGGCAAGACCGGCAGCGGCTGGCTGCGCCCGGACCGGGCCGAACCGCTCGGCTGGTTTGTCGGCTGGGCCGACAAGGGCGGGCGGCGGGTGCTGTTCGCGCGGGTCGAAGCCGGGGCGGCGGTTCCGCGCGGCACGGCCGGCGGACCCGCGACCCGCGAGGCGATGCTGCGCGAGATCGGCAGGCTAGCGCGGTGA
- the gcvA gene encoding LysR family transcriptional regulator, producing MVRPHLPLNALRAFEASARHLSFTRAAIELCVTQAAVSHQVKGLEARLGARLFRRLPRGLALTDEGIALLPALAESFDRIAELVEGIAGGTATQLLSVAAVGTFATAWLLPRLPAFHAAHPRIDLRLFTNNNRVDLAGEGLDFAIRFGEGAWHATESVPLMEAPLTPLCTPALAERLRTPADLRALPLLRSYRADEWPRWFEAASIPAPPLRGAVFDSSLVMAEAAVQGLGVALAPPAMLPRHLEEGRLVRPFAHQVASGRYWLTWLKSRSTTPAMAAFRDWITAQAAA from the coding sequence ATGGTCCGCCCGCATCTGCCCTTGAACGCACTCCGCGCCTTCGAAGCCTCGGCGCGCCATCTGTCCTTCACCCGCGCCGCGATCGAGCTGTGTGTCACCCAAGCCGCGGTCAGCCACCAGGTGAAGGGGCTGGAGGCGCGGCTCGGCGCCCGGCTGTTCCGCCGCCTGCCGCGCGGGCTGGCGCTCACCGACGAAGGCATCGCCCTGCTTCCCGCGCTTGCCGAAAGCTTCGACCGCATTGCCGAACTCGTGGAGGGCATCGCCGGCGGCACCGCCACCCAGCTGCTGTCGGTCGCCGCGGTCGGCACCTTCGCCACCGCCTGGCTGCTGCCGCGCCTGCCCGCGTTCCACGCCGCGCATCCGCGCATCGACTTGCGCCTGTTCACCAACAACAACCGCGTCGATCTGGCCGGCGAAGGCCTGGATTTCGCCATCCGCTTCGGCGAAGGCGCCTGGCACGCGACCGAAAGCGTGCCGCTGATGGAGGCGCCGCTCACGCCGCTCTGCACCCCGGCGCTCGCCGAACGGCTGCGCACCCCCGCCGACCTGCGCGCGCTGCCGCTGCTGCGCTCGTACCGCGCCGACGAATGGCCGCGCTGGTTCGAGGCCGCCAGCATCCCCGCACCGCCGCTCAGAGGCGCCGTGTTCGACAGCTCGCTCGTCATGGCCGAGGCCGCGGTCCAGGGGCTCGGCGTCGCGCTGGCCCCGCCCGCGATGCTCCCCCGCCACCTGGAGGAGGGCCGCCTCGTCCGCCCCTTCGCGCATCAGGTCGCCAGCGGACGCTATTGGCTGACGTGGCTCAAGTCGCGCAGCACGACCCCGGCAATGGCGGCGTTCCGCGACTGGATCACGGCGCAGGCGGCCGCCTGA
- a CDS encoding cation diffusion facilitator family transporter, with the protein MSASPASGWRANLVLYAAFTANIGIAVAKFVAAAITGSSSMLTEGVHSLVDSGNQLLLLYGKHRAKRPPDAVHPFGYGRELYFWAFVVAILIFGLGAGVSIYEGWKHIQAPEPLRDPLVNYIVLGVAVLLEGTSWIVAVREFGRAKGDHGWWRAVRVSKDPATFIVLFEDSAALLGLVVAGVGIWASHAWGDPRIDGAASIVIGVILACVAALLARESKGLLIGERADPALVETIRTMVAAEAQVTAVNHVRTIHTAPDRVFVAISADFEDKLAMGEAETLIEGIEHRLRATLPQLTSIYIRPEKQEDAPPIG; encoded by the coding sequence GTGAGCGCGTCCCCGGCGTCGGGCTGGCGCGCGAACCTGGTTCTCTACGCGGCATTCACTGCCAATATCGGGATCGCCGTCGCCAAGTTCGTGGCGGCGGCGATCACCGGTTCTTCCTCGATGCTGACCGAGGGCGTGCACAGCCTGGTCGACAGCGGCAACCAATTGCTGCTGCTCTATGGCAAGCATCGCGCCAAGCGGCCGCCCGATGCCGTCCATCCGTTCGGCTATGGCCGTGAGCTGTATTTCTGGGCGTTCGTCGTCGCGATCCTGATCTTCGGACTAGGGGCGGGGGTGTCGATCTACGAAGGCTGGAAGCACATCCAGGCGCCCGAGCCGCTCCGCGACCCGCTGGTCAATTATATCGTGCTGGGCGTTGCGGTGCTGCTCGAGGGTACGTCGTGGATCGTCGCGGTGCGCGAGTTCGGCCGCGCGAAGGGCGACCATGGCTGGTGGCGGGCAGTGCGGGTCTCGAAAGACCCGGCGACCTTCATCGTGCTGTTCGAGGATTCGGCGGCGTTGCTGGGGCTGGTGGTGGCGGGCGTCGGCATCTGGGCGAGCCATGCCTGGGGTGATCCGCGCATCGACGGCGCCGCGTCGATCGTCATCGGGGTGATCCTGGCGTGCGTCGCGGCGCTGCTGGCGCGCGAGTCCAAGGGGCTGCTGATCGGCGAACGGGCCGATCCCGCGCTGGTCGAGACGATCCGGACGATGGTGGCGGCCGAAGCGCAAGTGACGGCGGTGAACCATGTCCGCACGATCCATACCGCGCCCGACCGGGTGTTCGTGGCGATCAGCGCGGATTTCGAGGACAAGCTGGCGATGGGCGAGGCCGAGACGCTGATCGAAGGCATCGAGCACCGCCTGCGCGCGACTTTGCCGCAGCTGACATCGATCTACATTCGCCCGGAAAAGCAGGAGGATGCGCCGCCGATCGGTTGA
- a CDS encoding Bax inhibitor-1 family protein — translation MANWSDPRTGAAPFATAGARTEARDAGLRSYMLSVYNYMLSGVLLTAIIALVFAKTSLITLLFQVQETARGTSVAPSLLGWVVMLSPLAVVMAMSFGQNRLSEGTLKTLFFVYAGLLGASLSTIFLSYTDTSIAQVFFGTAAGFGALSLYGYTTKKDLSGLGTFLIMGLVGLIVASIVNLFLQSGTMSLVISVLGVLIFAGLTAYDTQKIKSMYAYVGGTDMQGKAVIMGALTLYLDFINMFLFLLRLFGSSRD, via the coding sequence ATGGCTAATTGGTCGGATCCCCGGACCGGCGCCGCGCCGTTTGCGACCGCAGGTGCACGCACCGAAGCGCGCGACGCGGGGCTCAGGTCCTACATGCTTTCGGTGTATAACTACATGCTTTCGGGCGTGTTGCTGACGGCGATCATCGCGCTGGTGTTCGCGAAGACGAGCCTGATCACCCTGTTGTTCCAGGTGCAGGAAACCGCGCGCGGCACGTCGGTCGCGCCGTCGCTGCTCGGCTGGGTGGTCATGCTGTCGCCGCTGGCGGTGGTGATGGCGATGAGCTTTGGCCAGAACCGCCTGTCGGAAGGCACGCTAAAGACGCTGTTCTTCGTCTATGCCGGTCTGCTCGGCGCGTCGCTGTCGACGATCTTCCTGAGCTATACCGACACCTCGATCGCGCAGGTGTTCTTCGGCACCGCCGCCGGCTTTGGCGCGCTGAGCCTGTATGGCTATACTACCAAGAAGGATCTGTCGGGCCTCGGCACGTTCCTGATCATGGGTCTGGTCGGGCTGATCGTGGCGTCGATCGTCAACCTGTTCCTGCAGTCGGGCACGATGAGCCTGGTGATCAGCGTGCTTGGCGTGCTGATCTTCGCGGGCCTGACCGCGTACGACACGCAGAAGATCAAGAGCATGTATGCCTATGTCGGCGGGACCGACATGCAGGGCAAGGCCGTGATCATGGGCGCGCTGACGCTCTATCTCGACTTCATCAACATGTTCCTGTTCCTGCTGCGCCTGTTCGGCAGCTCGCGCGACTAA
- the thpR gene encoding RNA 2',3'-cyclic phosphodiesterase: MHRLFVGLRPPPAIRALLLDLMGGVPGARWQSDEQLHVTLRFIGAVERPVAEDVAVALASLHAQPIEVALSGVGQFDTRGRAHALWAGLTPHAPLADLHRKVDQALVRCGLDPERRAYRPHITLARMKPGTAITDGFLQDHAALSSAPFALDHFLLFESHLGHDAASYEAVERYPLRG; encoded by the coding sequence ATGCACCGTCTGTTTGTCGGCCTTCGGCCACCCCCGGCCATTCGCGCGCTGCTCCTCGATCTGATGGGCGGGGTTCCCGGCGCGCGCTGGCAGAGCGACGAGCAACTGCACGTGACGCTACGCTTCATCGGCGCGGTCGAGCGCCCGGTCGCCGAGGACGTGGCGGTCGCGCTCGCCAGCCTCCACGCCCAGCCGATCGAAGTGGCGCTGTCCGGCGTCGGCCAGTTCGACACCCGCGGCCGCGCCCACGCGCTCTGGGCCGGGCTCACGCCGCACGCCCCGCTCGCCGACCTCCACCGCAAGGTCGACCAGGCCCTGGTCCGCTGCGGCCTCGACCCCGAACGCCGCGCCTATCGCCCCCACATCACGCTCGCCCGGATGAAGCCCGGCACCGCGATCACCGACGGCTTCCTCCAAGACCACGCCGCCCTGTCGAGCGCCCCCTTCGCGCTCGACCATTTCCTCCTGTTCGAAAGCCATCTCGGCCACGACGCCGCCAGCTACGAAGCCGTCGAGCGCTATCCGCTAAGGGGGTAA
- a CDS encoding glutathionylspermidine synthase family protein, with translation MQRHSIAPRPDWQKTVEEQGLIWHGAGDADGEERYWDESAYYSFTLEEVERIEAASEAVYQLFLEAGERIVSDPEVMALFGIPDWCHGAVKAAWKNEPPALNYGRFDFGYDGTGEPKLFEFNCDTPTSMLEAGVIQWEWKEDVFPELDQYNSLHEKLIGRWADIRARLPGQRLWVTHAADPSHEDTITATYMRDLASQAGLETLGVVIDDIGLDATGRAVDADDQRITAIFKLYPWEWIVSEEYGREIVRHLPETAWIEPIWKMLWSNKAVLQVLWAMFPGHPNLLAASVIREKVGADYVAKPFLAREGANIEVVAGGATLARSGGGYREGLTMYQELYRLRDFGAGYPVLGCWVVDGAAAGMGIREDGLITGNGARFVPHVIRG, from the coding sequence GTGCAGCGCCACAGCATCGCGCCGCGCCCCGACTGGCAGAAGACGGTCGAGGAACAGGGGCTGATCTGGCACGGCGCCGGCGACGCGGACGGCGAAGAACGCTATTGGGACGAGAGCGCCTATTATTCCTTCACGCTGGAGGAGGTCGAGCGGATCGAGGCGGCCAGCGAGGCCGTGTACCAGCTGTTCCTCGAGGCCGGCGAACGCATCGTTTCCGATCCCGAGGTCATGGCGCTGTTCGGTATACCCGACTGGTGTCACGGCGCAGTGAAGGCGGCGTGGAAGAACGAGCCGCCGGCACTCAATTATGGCCGGTTCGACTTCGGCTATGACGGGACCGGCGAGCCCAAGCTGTTCGAGTTCAACTGCGACACGCCGACCTCGATGCTGGAAGCCGGGGTGATCCAGTGGGAGTGGAAGGAAGACGTCTTTCCCGAGCTCGACCAATATAACAGCCTGCACGAGAAGCTGATCGGGCGCTGGGCCGACATCCGCGCGCGGTTGCCGGGGCAGCGACTGTGGGTCACCCATGCCGCCGATCCGTCGCACGAGGACACGATCACCGCGACCTATATGCGCGACCTCGCCTCGCAGGCGGGGCTGGAGACGCTGGGGGTGGTGATCGACGATATCGGGCTCGACGCCACCGGGCGGGCGGTCGACGCGGACGACCAGCGGATCACCGCGATCTTCAAGCTGTATCCCTGGGAATGGATCGTCAGCGAGGAATATGGCCGCGAGATCGTCCGGCATCTGCCCGAGACCGCCTGGATCGAGCCGATCTGGAAGATGCTGTGGAGCAACAAGGCGGTGCTGCAGGTGCTGTGGGCGATGTTCCCCGGGCATCCCAATTTGCTGGCGGCGTCGGTGATCCGCGAGAAGGTGGGGGCGGATTACGTCGCCAAGCCGTTCCTGGCGCGCGAAGGGGCCAACATCGAAGTGGTCGCGGGTGGGGCGACGCTGGCGCGGAGCGGCGGCGGGTATCGCGAGGGGCTGACCATGTACCAGGAGCTGTACCGCCTGCGCGACTTCGGGGCCGGCTATCCGGTGCTGGGGTGCTGGGTGGTGGATGGCGCCGCGGCGGGGATGGGGATCCGCGAGGACGGGCTGATTACCGGCAATGGTGCGCGGTTCGTGCCGCATGTGATCCGGGGGTAG
- a CDS encoding DUF350 domain-containing protein, translated as MFAYFVETLPHFLAYFAAAVVLAVAFLAVYVLITPHREFALIRAGNTAAAVQVTGTFLGFALPVAMVIGHSVSIPDMLMWGAVAAVVQLVVFFVIARLLFRAVSQKIVEDCLASGVFVGGMGVGFGVLQAACMVP; from the coding sequence ATGTTCGCTTATTTCGTCGAGACGTTGCCGCATTTCCTGGCATATTTCGCGGCCGCGGTGGTGTTGGCCGTCGCGTTCCTGGCAGTGTACGTCCTGATCACGCCGCACCGTGAGTTCGCGCTGATCCGGGCCGGCAATACCGCCGCGGCGGTGCAGGTGACGGGTACTTTCCTGGGCTTCGCGCTGCCGGTGGCGATGGTGATCGGGCATTCGGTGAGCATTCCCGACATGCTGATGTGGGGCGCAGTGGCGGCGGTGGTGCAGCTGGTGGTGTTCTTCGTGATCGCGCGGCTGTTGTTCCGGGCGGTGTCGCAGAAGATCGTCGAGGATTGCCTGGCGTCGGGCGTGTTCGTGGGCGGCATGGGCGTGGGCTTCGGCGTGCTCCAGGCCGCGTGCATGGTCCCTTGA